Proteins encoded together in one Telopea speciosissima isolate NSW1024214 ecotype Mountain lineage chromosome 4, Tspe_v1, whole genome shotgun sequence window:
- the LOC122659606 gene encoding uncharacterized protein LOC122659606, whose protein sequence is MGGGGGGYGAIARNHFGKPLFAVAGGARDVSIVHMELLAIKTALLKASSLNLSRVQVRSDSLLAVKMIVGTYAISWEVRWLIEEIRVLRDSFESCSFAHQVREANACADYLAGMVDSCVDISISVGCFPSALSTLVENDERGKKYIRM, encoded by the coding sequence atgggggggggggggggtggttatGGTGCGATTGCACGTAACCATTTTGGGAAACCATTGTTTGCTGTCGCTGGTGGTGCAAGAGATGTTAGCATTGTGCATATGGAATTGCTGGCCATTAAGACTGCTCTCTTAAAGGCCAGCAGTCTCAATCTATCACGAGTACAGGTACGCTCAGACTCTCTGCTGGCTGTGAAGATGATCGTGGGCACCTACGCTATATCTTGGGAAGTTAGATGGCTGATTGAGGAGATCAGAGTATTGCGAGATTCTTTTGAGAGTTGCTCTTTTGCTCACCAAGTTCGTGAGGCAAATGCATGTGCTGATTATTTAGCAGGGATGGTGGATTCTTGTGTTGATATTTCAATTTCTGTTGGTTGTTTCCCTTCGGCTCTCTCTACTTTGGTGGAGAATGAtgagagggggaaaaaatatATCCGAATGTAA